Proteins from a genomic interval of Chroococcidiopsis thermalis PCC 7203:
- the petL gene encoding cytochrome b6-f complex subunit PetL codes for MLGVIAYIGFLGGFFALAVGLLFGLRAAKII; via the coding sequence ATGTTGGGAGTTATTGCTTACATCGGCTTTTTAGGTGGATTCTTCGCTCTGGCTGTAGGTTTATTATTCGGTCTGCGAGCTGCCAAGATCATCTAA
- a CDS encoding BON domain-containing protein, with translation MKRLFPLLLGGFIALGAFGCEAGVEKTSTEAPNSANQTGEVADTETAKQNQEDATDEIRRKQLDADIRAREQRNNATGGDAQRADADLESEVRSKLEANLPASQLAVEAEDGAVKVSGTVPTQEQLDRIEPLAREIKGVQQVSVNAQVAPAQQKPES, from the coding sequence ATGAAAAGATTATTTCCATTATTACTAGGTGGCTTTATTGCCCTTGGTGCATTTGGGTGTGAAGCGGGTGTAGAAAAAACCAGTACCGAAGCTCCTAATTCAGCTAATCAAACTGGTGAGGTAGCTGACACCGAAACTGCTAAGCAGAATCAAGAGGATGCCACTGATGAAATTCGCAGAAAGCAGTTAGACGCTGATATTAGAGCTAGAGAGCAGCGCAACAACGCTACTGGGGGAGATGCTCAACGAGCTGACGCAGATTTGGAAAGCGAAGTCCGTAGCAAGTTAGAGGCAAATTTACCTGCAAGTCAATTAGCGGTTGAAGCTGAAGACGGAGCCGTGAAAGTTTCAGGTACAGTACCGACTCAAGAGCAACTCGATCGCATTGAGCCATTGGCGAGGGAGATTAAAGGGGTACAGCAAGTGAGCGTTAATGCCCAAGTTGCCCCAGCACAGCAAAAACCAGAAAGCTAA
- a CDS encoding general stress protein has translation MAVGQHKRAVGVFANRHDAETAIGELKSAGFPMHKVTIIAQDADRKADVAGVNVQDKNQAGNKADEGATAGALTGGTLGGITGLLVGLGALAIPGVGPIMVAGELATVLTTTVAGGAIGAAAGGLVGALIGLGIPEERAQVYSDRVDRGDYLVIVKGSDEEIARAEAILNHRGIEEYGVYDARDVDTTPSAMSMGSSSTGTTADYTPAATGMPVGYSAGYMPGMTPTADYAPGTVAPGTVTPTADRSLYRRKRAVGAFTSRHDAETALNQLRESGFPMDNVNVVSKNADRIDNIAGADVKKNVGNKADEGAAAGALTGGAIGGIGGLLVGLGALAIPGIGPVMLAGATATTIATALSGGAIGAAAGGLAGALVGLGIPEERAKVYNDRLSRGDYLIFVDGTEDEIRRAESVLHHRGIQEWGIYDAPDADTPRRSEYAATDTRDTVRGDDVIDSDTRRTNYDSGVVDPNDPKVIIVDKRDSTL, from the coding sequence ATGGCAGTAGGTCAACACAAGCGAGCTGTCGGTGTGTTTGCCAATCGCCACGATGCGGAAACTGCGATCGGGGAGCTAAAAAGTGCGGGATTTCCCATGCACAAAGTTACGATTATTGCCCAAGATGCAGACCGCAAAGCCGATGTTGCTGGCGTAAACGTTCAAGATAAAAACCAAGCTGGCAACAAAGCCGATGAAGGTGCAACCGCCGGAGCGCTCACGGGTGGAACTTTGGGAGGTATAACCGGTTTACTCGTGGGTCTAGGAGCTTTGGCAATTCCTGGAGTCGGTCCCATTATGGTAGCTGGGGAGTTAGCTACAGTTTTGACGACTACAGTAGCAGGTGGTGCGATCGGTGCGGCTGCGGGTGGTCTTGTTGGTGCTTTAATCGGTTTGGGAATTCCAGAAGAACGCGCTCAAGTTTATAGCGATCGCGTCGATCGAGGCGATTATCTCGTGATTGTCAAAGGCTCCGATGAAGAAATTGCCAGAGCAGAAGCAATTCTCAACCATCGTGGGATTGAGGAATATGGCGTGTACGACGCTCGCGATGTCGATACAACGCCCTCTGCTATGTCTATGGGGAGCAGCTCTACAGGCACAACTGCCGACTATACTCCTGCCGCTACAGGAATGCCAGTTGGTTACAGTGCTGGATATATGCCAGGGATGACTCCAACCGCAGATTATGCACCAGGTACGGTCGCGCCCGGAACTGTCACGCCTACGGCAGATAGATCGCTATATCGTAGAAAGCGTGCTGTAGGTGCATTTACCAGCCGTCACGATGCAGAAACCGCACTTAATCAATTACGGGAATCTGGTTTTCCGATGGATAACGTGAACGTAGTATCCAAGAACGCAGACCGGATCGATAATATTGCTGGTGCAGATGTAAAGAAGAATGTTGGCAATAAAGCTGACGAAGGCGCAGCTGCCGGAGCATTAACTGGTGGCGCTATTGGGGGAATTGGCGGTCTTTTAGTTGGTTTAGGCGCTTTAGCGATCCCTGGAATTGGTCCAGTTATGCTTGCGGGTGCAACAGCAACAACCATAGCTACCGCACTTTCAGGTGGTGCTATTGGTGCAGCAGCAGGAGGTCTTGCGGGTGCGTTGGTTGGTTTAGGCATTCCTGAAGAACGCGCCAAAGTTTACAACGATAGACTCTCCCGAGGAGATTACCTAATTTTCGTAGACGGTACGGAAGACGAAATTCGTCGAGCTGAGTCAGTTCTGCATCATCGTGGGATTCAAGAATGGGGGATTTACGATGCACCCGATGCCGATACTCCTCGCCGGAGCGAATATGCTGCCACAGACACCCGCGACACCGTTCGTGGGGATGATGTCATTGACTCCGATACTCGGCGTACCAATTACGATTCAGGTGTAGTCGATCCTAACGACCCTAAAGTCATCATCGTTGATAAACGCGACTCGACTCTATAA
- a CDS encoding cation:proton antiporter, translating to MERLLHLFAAAPAAESITKEPIVPFLILLLVILFVPLLFERFLKVPGLVGLLAAGVVLGPQGLRVLERGAPPMDLLPEIGLVYLMFVAGLEIDMEQFRQTRNRSLTFGSFTFLVPLIMGTVVGLIFFPGKWNTSILIGSLFASHTLLAYPIVSRLGVVKNEAVTVTIGATIFTDIGALLVLAICVAIHQGDFSATRLATLIGSLVIYSVVVLFGFDRAGKEFFKRSGDDQGNQFLFVLLAVFLAAVGAQLIGVEKIVGAFLAGLAVNDAVGEGPVKEKVLFVGSVLFIPIFFVSLGLLIDIPAFIASINSITLTLAIVTGLIVSKFLAAYFAKLIYRYKWNEMLTMWSLSVPQVGATLAATLVGYEAGLLTKEVLNSVIVLLLVTATLGPLVTSRVAPTLIDASQELEPEPVSPYWSTGETATHPFGVLVPVYNPKTEQYLIEMAALLARQAQGRILPLAIAKATAHMDAPQLEAAFKRGDTLLENATNLSRELGVEAEPLLRIDDAIAQGISRAAKEQHASLIVMGWGQRTGLRARLFGNVIDSVLWAAHCPVAVSRLLKSPKEFRQILVPVENITPQAVSVLRFVSLLAAANGAHIVLLHICDRNTTPGRVAWIRSQLSLLVDKLALPDHPEIRIKPHPNVTQAILEVAKDCDLVVIRSTRRRTSAGGLTIADTTTQLIGAIACSLIMLGEPQPASFSASSEQQAVRG from the coding sequence ATGGAACGGCTACTACACTTATTTGCTGCTGCGCCAGCCGCTGAAAGCATTACTAAAGAACCGATAGTTCCATTTTTAATTCTGCTGTTAGTCATCTTATTCGTACCGCTGCTATTTGAGCGCTTCTTGAAAGTGCCAGGATTAGTCGGATTGCTAGCAGCAGGGGTAGTGCTGGGTCCCCAAGGGTTACGGGTACTAGAGCGGGGAGCGCCACCAATGGATTTGCTGCCAGAAATCGGGTTAGTTTATCTGATGTTTGTGGCAGGCTTAGAAATTGACATGGAGCAATTTCGGCAAACACGGAATCGCTCGTTAACTTTTGGTAGCTTTACTTTCTTAGTTCCCCTAATTATGGGCACAGTAGTAGGGCTAATTTTCTTTCCTGGTAAATGGAACACTTCTATCCTCATTGGTTCCCTGTTTGCTTCTCACACCTTGCTGGCATATCCGATCGTCAGCCGCTTGGGAGTCGTGAAAAATGAAGCTGTCACCGTTACGATTGGGGCGACTATCTTCACCGATATTGGTGCGTTGTTAGTACTAGCCATTTGTGTAGCTATTCATCAGGGCGATTTCTCTGCTACCCGATTAGCCACTTTAATTGGCTCTTTGGTCATCTATTCAGTCGTAGTTTTGTTTGGATTCGATCGCGCAGGTAAAGAATTTTTCAAGCGTTCGGGCGACGATCAGGGCAATCAGTTTTTATTTGTCTTATTAGCAGTGTTTCTTGCCGCAGTGGGCGCTCAATTAATTGGCGTAGAAAAGATTGTCGGCGCTTTCCTGGCTGGCTTGGCGGTGAACGATGCTGTTGGAGAAGGACCAGTCAAAGAAAAAGTGCTGTTTGTCGGCAGCGTCTTGTTTATTCCAATTTTCTTTGTCAGCCTTGGATTGCTGATTGATATTCCCGCTTTCATTGCCAGCATTAACTCCATCACGCTAACTTTAGCTATTGTCACTGGTCTGATCGTTAGTAAGTTTTTAGCAGCATATTTTGCCAAACTGATTTATCGCTACAAGTGGAATGAAATGCTGACCATGTGGTCTTTATCAGTGCCACAGGTAGGAGCAACTCTAGCAGCTACGCTAGTAGGTTACGAGGCAGGATTGTTGACTAAAGAGGTGTTAAACAGCGTCATCGTATTGTTACTCGTAACCGCAACTCTCGGACCACTAGTCACGAGTCGGGTAGCCCCTACCTTGATCGATGCTTCCCAAGAATTAGAACCAGAGCCAGTATCGCCTTATTGGAGTACAGGAGAAACGGCAACACACCCATTTGGTGTCTTGGTTCCCGTTTATAACCCGAAGACAGAGCAATACTTAATTGAAATGGCAGCTTTACTCGCTCGCCAAGCTCAGGGTAGAATCCTTCCTCTAGCAATCGCCAAAGCTACCGCTCATATGGATGCACCCCAATTAGAAGCAGCCTTTAAACGCGGCGATACCCTACTAGAAAATGCCACCAACTTAAGCCGCGAACTAGGAGTAGAAGCAGAACCTTTATTAAGGATTGACGATGCGATCGCTCAAGGAATTAGTCGCGCTGCCAAAGAGCAACACGCTAGTTTAATTGTCATGGGCTGGGGACAACGCACTGGTTTACGCGCCCGCTTATTTGGTAATGTCATCGATAGCGTTTTATGGGCAGCTCACTGTCCGGTAGCTGTCAGCCGCTTACTCAAATCGCCCAAAGAATTTAGACAAATCTTAGTCCCAGTAGAGAATATTACACCGCAAGCGGTTAGCGTCCTGAGATTTGTCAGTTTGTTAGCCGCAGCAAATGGAGCGCATATTGTTTTGTTACACATCTGCGATCGCAATACAACTCCAGGCAGAGTCGCTTGGATCCGATCGCAACTCTCTCTGTTGGTTGATAAGCTGGCTTTACCAGACCACCCAGAAATTCGCATTAAACCTCACCCTAACGTCACTCAAGCAATTCTAGAAGTAGCCAAAGACTGCGATCTCGTCGTCATACGTTCCACTAGGCGACGAACGAGTGCTGGCGGTTTAACAATCGCCGACACGACAACCCAGTTGATCGGAGCGATCGCTTGTTCGTTGATCATGCTAGGCGAACCACAACCAGCCAGCTTTTCAGCGAGTAGCGAGCAGCAAGCAGTGAGGGGCTAG
- a CDS encoding UDP-glucuronic acid decarboxylase family protein, with the protein MRILVTGGAGFIGSHLIDRLMAQGHEVICLDNFYTGHKRNILKWMDHPYFELIRHDITEPIRLEVDQVYHLACPASPVHYQFNPVKTVKTNVMGTLNMLGLAKRVKARFLLASTSEVYGDPEIHPQTEEYRGNVNPIGIRSCYDEGKRIAETLAFDYHRQNDVDIRVARIFNTYGPRMLENDGRVVSNLVVQALKNMPMTVYGDGSQTRSFCYVSDLVEGLMRLMNGEQIGPVNLGNPDEYTILELAEAVRHLVNPQAEIKFAPLPQDDPRRRRPDITRAKTWLGWEPTLPLSEGLKLTVEDFRQRLQQPQPTTYSEAGIASNS; encoded by the coding sequence ATGAGAATTTTGGTCACTGGCGGCGCTGGATTTATAGGTTCTCACCTGATCGACCGATTAATGGCACAGGGACATGAAGTTATCTGCCTAGACAACTTCTACACCGGACACAAGCGTAACATCTTGAAATGGATGGATCATCCCTATTTTGAATTAATCCGTCACGACATCACCGAACCAATTCGCCTAGAAGTTGACCAAGTTTATCACCTGGCTTGTCCTGCGTCTCCCGTTCACTACCAATTCAACCCAGTTAAAACCGTCAAAACTAATGTGATGGGAACGTTGAATATGCTAGGACTGGCAAAGCGGGTCAAAGCAAGATTTCTGCTAGCTTCTACATCAGAAGTCTATGGCGATCCAGAAATCCACCCGCAAACCGAAGAGTATCGCGGGAACGTCAATCCAATTGGCATTCGCTCTTGTTATGACGAAGGCAAGCGCATTGCTGAAACTCTCGCCTTTGATTACCATCGACAAAACGATGTCGATATTCGCGTGGCACGGATCTTTAACACCTACGGTCCCCGCATGTTAGAAAACGATGGACGAGTTGTGAGTAACCTAGTCGTACAAGCCTTGAAGAATATGCCGATGACGGTGTATGGTGATGGTTCTCAAACTCGCAGTTTTTGCTACGTGTCTGACTTGGTAGAAGGATTAATGCGATTGATGAATGGAGAGCAAATTGGTCCTGTCAATCTAGGCAATCCAGACGAGTATACCATTCTAGAACTAGCTGAAGCAGTTCGCCATCTGGTAAACCCTCAAGCAGAAATTAAATTTGCGCCCCTTCCACAAGACGATCCGCGCCGTCGCCGCCCAGATATTACCCGTGCTAAAACCTGGCTGGGCTGGGAACCAACTTTGCCTCTATCAGAAGGATTAAAACTGACAGTAGAAGATTTTCGGCAGCGCTTGCAGCAACCCCAGCCAACAACTTACAGCGAGGCGGGAATTGCTAGTAATTCCTAG
- a CDS encoding UDP-glucose dehydrogenase family protein, protein MRVCVIGTGYVGLVTGACLAHIGHHVICVDNNEEKVKLMKAGQSPIFEPGLSEIMTGAMQAGTLEFTTDIGGGVAHGEILFIAVGTPPLPTGESDTRYVEAVARSIGAHLDGGYKVIVNKSTVPIGSGDWVRMIVLDGIVERQKVLVGAGGGEVTTLESVPAFDVVSNPEFLREGCAVYDTFNPDRIVLGGSSSKAIAMMQELYAPIIERQYAEDKSLPPVPVLATDISSAEMIKYAANAFLATKISFINEVANICDRVGADVTQVAKGIGLDSRIGNKFLQAGIGWGGSCFPKDVSALIHTADDYGYDTHLLKAAVSVNQRQRLIAVEKLQQVLKILKGKTVGLLGLTFKPDTDDMRDAPALNLIEHLNRLGAKVKAYDPIVAQSGMRHGLTGVLVETDPERLADGCDALVLVTDWQQFRNLDYNKMASLMTNPVMIDGRNYLDREALQQAGFYYVGVGR, encoded by the coding sequence ATGCGTGTTTGCGTCATTGGTACAGGCTATGTCGGTTTAGTTACGGGTGCTTGCTTAGCTCACATCGGACACCATGTCATCTGCGTGGACAACAATGAAGAGAAAGTCAAGCTCATGAAAGCCGGACAGTCTCCGATTTTTGAACCAGGGCTGTCCGAGATCATGACAGGAGCAATGCAGGCAGGGACGTTAGAGTTTACCACAGACATCGGTGGCGGAGTGGCACATGGGGAGATCTTATTTATTGCCGTAGGCACTCCACCGCTACCAACTGGAGAAAGCGATACTCGCTATGTTGAGGCTGTAGCCCGCAGCATTGGCGCTCATTTGGATGGTGGTTATAAAGTAATTGTCAACAAGTCTACAGTGCCAATCGGCTCTGGTGACTGGGTACGAATGATCGTTCTCGATGGCATTGTCGAACGCCAGAAGGTGTTAGTTGGCGCTGGTGGTGGCGAAGTCACGACTTTGGAAAGCGTCCCTGCATTTGATGTCGTAAGCAATCCTGAGTTTTTGCGTGAAGGTTGCGCCGTATACGATACTTTTAACCCCGATCGCATTGTTTTGGGTGGTAGCAGCTCCAAAGCGATCGCCATGATGCAAGAGCTGTACGCTCCAATTATCGAGCGCCAGTACGCCGAAGACAAGTCTTTACCCCCCGTACCAGTTCTCGCCACCGATATTAGTTCGGCAGAGATGATTAAGTATGCAGCAAACGCATTTTTAGCCACTAAAATTAGCTTTATTAACGAAGTTGCCAATATTTGCGATCGCGTCGGTGCAGATGTGACCCAAGTTGCTAAAGGTATCGGTTTAGATTCCCGCATTGGTAATAAGTTCTTGCAAGCAGGCATTGGTTGGGGTGGTTCCTGCTTTCCCAAAGATGTTTCAGCGCTGATTCATACTGCTGATGACTACGGCTACGATACTCATCTGCTCAAAGCTGCTGTGAGCGTTAACCAGCGCCAGCGTTTAATTGCAGTAGAAAAACTCCAGCAGGTACTCAAGATCCTCAAAGGGAAAACAGTCGGACTATTGGGACTGACATTTAAACCCGATACTGATGATATGCGCGATGCTCCTGCTCTCAATTTAATCGAGCATCTCAACCGCTTAGGAGCAAAGGTAAAAGCCTACGATCCCATTGTTGCCCAATCTGGAATGCGTCACGGGCTAACGGGTGTTTTGGTTGAAACAGATCCCGAACGCCTTGCCGATGGCTGCGATGCTCTAGTCCTCGTCACTGATTGGCAGCAATTCCGCAATCTCGACTACAACAAGATGGCATCGTTGATGACTAACCCCGTCATGATTGACGGTCGTAACTACCTCGATCGCGAAGCTCTACAACAAGCTGGATTCTACTACGTTGGCGTAGGACGCTAA
- a CDS encoding LmeA family phospholipid-binding protein, with the protein MFGGLTGFTNPTGTDWGEQMLNTVASKTIRHLFTQSESVEVAVRCYPSSKLLQGSIDSFKMSGRGLLIRREFWAEEMSFETDAVAIDFSSVLGGKLALKQPTQAVAQVTLSEEGINRAFEAELVKKRLLNLTLPSLTELSGGKPVSFQEVRVELLPENEIKIWAKADLSQEELVPVSLTATLGIERRRRVQFQNPKFEVETLPESQRETSLALARALAEILNNMVDLDRFDLDGVTMRLNRLETKGKLLVFSGYAQIERVPGKQ; encoded by the coding sequence ATGTTTGGCGGATTAACTGGTTTTACTAATCCTACTGGCACTGATTGGGGCGAGCAAATGCTCAACACTGTTGCCAGCAAGACAATTCGTCACTTATTTACACAAAGTGAGTCGGTAGAAGTTGCCGTTCGTTGTTATCCTTCGAGTAAACTCTTGCAAGGTAGCATTGATAGCTTCAAGATGAGCGGTCGCGGTTTGCTGATCCGGCGTGAATTTTGGGCAGAGGAGATGTCGTTTGAGACGGATGCTGTAGCGATAGATTTCAGCTCTGTTCTAGGTGGTAAACTTGCCCTCAAACAACCGACTCAAGCTGTAGCTCAAGTGACGCTATCAGAAGAAGGAATTAACAGGGCGTTTGAAGCAGAACTGGTGAAAAAACGCCTGCTCAATTTGACTTTACCTAGTTTGACTGAATTATCTGGTGGCAAGCCAGTCTCGTTTCAGGAAGTTCGGGTAGAGTTATTGCCGGAGAATGAAATTAAGATCTGGGCTAAGGCAGACTTATCTCAAGAGGAATTAGTACCAGTTAGCCTCACAGCAACTTTAGGTATTGAACGGCGGCGACGAGTACAATTTCAAAACCCTAAATTTGAAGTAGAAACGCTACCAGAATCTCAACGAGAGACTTCTCTGGCTTTAGCACGAGCTTTGGCAGAAATTCTGAATAATATGGTCGATCTCGATCGCTTCGACTTAGATGGCGTTACCATGCGGCTAAACCGCCTAGAAACTAAAGGCAAGTTGTTAGTTTTTAGCGGCTACGCTCAGATCGAGCGCGTACCAGGAAAACAATAG